Genomic window (Bacteroidales bacterium):
AACTAAGATGATTCTGTTATAAAATGGTTGCACAGTTTTAGTTTACCTTACCGCAAATCTTTTTTTTGAATAACTTCCGGCAGTAATTTATATTTGCACAAATTTAATATTATAAACGCATTAACTATTTATTAAAATGAAAAGAATATTTATTTTATTTTTTGCCGTAATAATTTCATTAAATATTGCTTCGGCTCAGATTACCGAAAAGGAAGACGATTTAAAGACGGTAAGTAAAGATACAACTGACGGATGGGAGAAGGGAGGTATATTCTCTTTAATATTTGGGCAAACCGGATTCTCAACTTATTGGGCAGCAGGAGGTATAAACTCAATTTCAATAAACGGTTTAGCAGGTTTACACGCCAATTATAAAAAAGGAAACATATTTTGGGACAATACTCTTGATTTAGGATACGGAAAAAAAATTCAAGGTAAAA
Coding sequences:
- a CDS encoding DUF3078 domain-containing protein; translated protein: MKRIFILFFAVIISLNIASAQITEKEDDLKTVSKDTTDGWEKGGIFSLIFGQTGFSTYWAAGGINSISINGLAGLHANYKKGNIFWDNTLDLGYGKKIQGKKDNLAYLKIDDKFDFASKLGVKATDKMYYAAFNVV